A single region of the Polyodon spathula isolate WHYD16114869_AA chromosome 12, ASM1765450v1, whole genome shotgun sequence genome encodes:
- the LOC121324767 gene encoding THO complex subunit 3: MDCAQRSLLIDSSNMASQYYQEMQDSFRNNNKSREFAAHSAKVHSVAWSCDGRRLASGSFDKTASVFVLEKDRLVKENNYRGHGDSVDQLCWHPTNPDIFVTASGDKTIRIWDVRTTKCIATVNTKGENINICWSPDGQTIAVGNKDDVVTFIDAKSHRSRAEEQFKFEVNEISWNNDNDMFYLTNGNGCINILSYPELKPIQSINAHPSNCICIKFDPTGKYFATGSADALVSLWNVEELVCVRCFSRLDWPVRTLSFSHDGKMLASASEDHFIDIAEVETGEKLWEVQCESPTFTVAWHPKKPLLAYACDDKDGKYDSNREAGTVKLFGLPNDS, from the exons ATGGATTGTGCTCAGCGATCTCTTTTAATCGACTCCAGCAACATGGCTTCCCAGTACTACCAGGAGATGCAGGATAGCTTCAGAAACAACAATAAGAGCCGGGAATTTGCGGCTCACTCGGCCAAGGTGCACTCGGTCGCTTGGAGCTGCGACGGCAGGAGGTTGGCTTCGGGCTCCTTTGATAAAACTGCCAGTGTGTTCGTGTTAGAGAAAGATCGGCTG GTGAAGGAGAACAACTACCGAGGCCACGGGGACAGCGTTGATCAGCTCTGTTGGCACCCGACTAATCCAGACATCTTCGTCACAGCCTCGGGAGACAAAACTATCCGCATCTGGGATGTGCGGACGACAAAATGCATTGCAACAGTCAACACCAAAG GGGAGAATATCAATATCTGCTGGAGCCCAGACGGACAGACCATCGCTGTTGGGAACAAAGATGACGTCGTGACCTTCATTGATGCCAAAAGCCACCGGTCCCGTGCAGAGGAGCAGTTCAAATTCGAGGTGAACGAGATCTCCTGGAACAACGACAACGACATGTTCTACCTGACCAATGGCAACGGCTGCATCAACATCCTCAG CTACCCTGAACTGAAGCCCATTCAGTCCATTAATGCCCATCCTTCCAACTGTATCTGTATCAAGTTTGACCCAACTGGGAAGTACTTTGCTACAGGCAGTGCGGACGCCCTGGTCAGCCTGTGGAATGTGGAAGAGTTGGTTTGTGTTCGCTGCTTCTCCAG gcTGGACTGGCCTGTAAGGACCCTGAGCTTCAGTCATGATGGGAAGATGCTGGCCTCGGCATCAGAGGACCACTTCATCGACATTGCGGAAGTGGAAACAG GTGAGAAGCTATGGGAAGTGCAGTGCGAGTCCCCGACTTTCACAGTGGCCTGGCATCCCAAGAAACCTCTGCTTGCATATGCCTGTGATGACAAGGATGGGAAATACGACAGCAACCGCGAGGCAGGCACAGTCAAGCTCTTTGGCCTGCCCAATGACTCGTAA